The Paenibacillus dendritiformis region CTGATGCTTGTCATCTGGATTATGCAAATTTTTGCAACGTATGTCATTACGCATTACGCGGCCGCTAAGGGGTTGGCAATCATGCTCAAAAAAGAGCTTCGACCGATTCAGTATGTGATGATTCCGATCGTGTTCATTGCCGCGATGCTGCCGAAAAGTATTAACGATCTGTTCCAGTTCGCCGACAATATCGGCAATACCGGAATCGTGCTGTTCGGGGCGCTTCCTGCCGTACTGCTCGGGATCGTGAAGCTGCGGGGTGGGAAACGTGGGCAACAAGCGACCTAAATGGAGGATGCCGCTGTCATGCGCAATGATTACGCTGCTCCTTCTGGCCGCAGGCTGCTGGAGCGCCAGGGAGATTGAGGAACTGGGAATCGCGGTCGGCACCGCGGTCGATATCGGCGAGAAGACGGAACTGCAGCGGAGTCTGGAAGAAGAAGGCGGCAATTATTCGAAAAAAAACGTGCTGACGATGACTTATCAAGTCGTCGAGCCGGGGGGCACCGCAGGGGCGGGGAAAGGGCAGCAGGGCAGTCAGAAAAAATATCGCAATATTTCGGTCACGGGCGATTCATTATATGAACTGACGCGGGAAATATCCTTGAGCCGCGCCCGTCCTATTTTCGGCCAGCATCATAAGGTCATCGTCATCAGCGACAAGCTGGCGCGGACGCACAGTTTGCGCCAACTGCTTGATTTCTTCATGCGGGAGCAGGAATTTCGCCCGAGCTGCCGCCTGTTCATCAGCAAAGGAGAGGCACGCAAGACACTGGAGCTCAAGGACACTACCGAGTTCCCCGCCATGCGGCTGACCGGCATCAGCGACAATCAGTACCGGAACAGCCGGCTGCTGCTTCCGATGCCGTTAACGAAGGCGCTCCACGAGATCAATGCATCGTCCAGCTTCCTGCTGCAGAACCTCATTACGGCGGAGGGGGAAGTGAAGCTGGCCGGGGCTGCGGTCATCTATGGCAAGACGGGGAAACTGATCGGATTTCTCGACGAGGAGGAGCTGGAGGCCGCCAACTGGGTCACTGGGGACATCAGAGGCGGTGTCGTCAAGTCTCGTCACGAGCGGACCGGGGATGTCAACCTCTATGAGATTACCTCGGTCAAGAGCGATATCCGTTCGCGCATCGAGAACGGCAGGATTGCGTTCGATATCCGGATCGAATCGGAGGGTCGGCTTGGCGAGCAGTGGTCGAGCGAGAACGATAATTTCGATTCCCGGAATCTCCAGCAGGTCGAGGCGGACGCGGCCAAGCAGGTGGAAGCCCGCATCGCCAAGATGCTTCATAAAGTGCAGAAGGAGTACCGGGCCGATGTCCTTCGCCTGGGCGATCATGTCCGCATTCATTATCCCCGCTTGTGGACGAAGTGGAAGAAGGATTGGGATGAAATCTTCGCGGATGCCGAGATCCGGTACAATCTGAGGTTGAAGGTTAAGGAGTTCGGCACCACGAGCATCAAGACCAGATAAAAGGATGGGGCGGCATAGCGGAAGAGGGCGGAGCGGGCATATTCCTGCGCCCTCTTTTTTGACGCGGCGTCCGGCCGCTTTCGCCCATTCGGGGCGAACTCCGTTACGCTGCACGACCCGTTTTTTTGCTCTCTTTTCTTCTATCTTTCGTTGATTTTGTGTAAACTGAAAGGATACAGAATGCGGCCTTCTCCTTGAGAAGCCGTGAAAGTGGAGGTACGTGCGCTTGTCACAACTGGGATTATCCGTTAAGACATTCAACCGTGTAACCGAGCAGATGAAGCGCCGTTTTCGCTACGCGATTTTGGAACAGGGCTGGCGCTATTACCGCAAGCAGGCCGTGCTGGATTTGGCGGCGGAGGAGCAGGCAGACGGCGGGGAAGATCAGGATCAGTGGATAGCGGCCGAGGTCTATGAGACGAAGCGCTACCGCGTCCGGTTCAACTGCACCGCCGTCAAGCGGAGCCAGTGCACCTGTTCGGAGGAGGGCGGCTGCAAGCATATGGCCGCCGTTTATTTTCAGCTATGTGACGAGTTGGGGAAGAAGCCGGAATTGTATCTGGCGGAATTCCGCCAGGTCTATATCGAAGAGGAACGCCAACGCATGGTGCTGCGCAAGCGGGCAGAGCATAAGGCGGAGCTCGAGCGGCGCAAGAAGGCTTGGCAGATGAGTCTGTCCCCGTCGTCTCCGGCTCAAGAATGGCATGATTTTTTTCACCGAAAATATAGTAAGCCCTTCACCGATTACCATTCCCCGGTGACCGATATCGCGGCGTGGGCTCAAAATGAATTGTACCGCGAGGAAGAACGCTTTCCCGAGCAGGTCGTTCCGTTGTACCGCATGCATGTGCTGCTCTTCCTGCTGCGGCAGTTGTCCATCCGTTACGGCCAGGGCGGCTCCCGAATCTATCCGGGGCGGGACGCTCCGGCCGCGGAGACGGTCCGGCCTTATATGGAGGAGCTGCGGCGGCTGGCGGAGTCTTACGACCCTTCCGCCACTCCTGCCGCCTATGAGCCGCATGTAGCTGCCCTGGGCGAGATCGCGGAAGCGGTGGCCTTGTCCGAGGAAGAATCGGCGGTCGATGGACTGGACGTGCTCGCCTTGCTCTGGTCGACGGTGCTGAACCGGCCGGACTGGATGGAGGAGGCGCACCGCAGGCTGGAGCGGATGCTCGTTCCCGTCTCGTCGCTGCGTCCGCGGCGCCGGGACGCGATCCGGGTGGCGCTGGTCCATTTGGAGGTGCTGCTCGGACGCGAAGCCGAGGCGGTGAAGCGGCTGAGCGAGCTGACCTATCACAACGATCCCGGACGGTACTGGGGTTACCTGCGCGAGCATGAGCGCTCCGGGCGCTACGATCGGATTGTCTATTGGCTGGGCGCCCTCGCTCCCCTTATCCGGCAGTCCGGTCAGAGCGCCGATCTCGAGCAATATTGGGAATTTTGGAAGCGGGTCTACGAACGGATGCCCGATAAGGACGGTCTGGAAGCGCTCGTCCTGTCCCTGCTGCCTGGGATCTATCCGTACTTGTCTTCCTTTTTGCTGGAGCAGGGACGGTACCGCGACTGGGCGGAAATTCAGCTGCTGCAGCGGATCTCGCCGGCTGAGATCGCCGCTGGCGAACTGGAAGCGATGGAGCGCGCCGCCCCGGAGCTGCTGCTGCCGTTGTTCCA contains the following coding sequences:
- a CDS encoding Ger(x)C family spore germination protein; translation: MITLLLLAAGCWSAREIEELGIAVGTAVDIGEKTELQRSLEEEGGNYSKKNVLTMTYQVVEPGGTAGAGKGQQGSQKKYRNISVTGDSLYELTREISLSRARPIFGQHHKVIVISDKLARTHSLRQLLDFFMREQEFRPSCRLFISKGEARKTLELKDTTEFPAMRLTGISDNQYRNSRLLLPMPLTKALHEINASSSFLLQNLITAEGEVKLAGAAVIYGKTGKLIGFLDEEELEAANWVTGDIRGGVVKSRHERTGDVNLYEITSVKSDIRSRIENGRIAFDIRIESEGRLGEQWSSENDNFDSRNLQQVEADAAKQVEARIAKMLHKVQKEYRADVLRLGDHVRIHYPRLWTKWKKDWDEIFADAEIRYNLRLKVKEFGTTSIKTR
- a CDS encoding SWIM zinc finger family protein, with product MRLSQLGLSVKTFNRVTEQMKRRFRYAILEQGWRYYRKQAVLDLAAEEQADGGEDQDQWIAAEVYETKRYRVRFNCTAVKRSQCTCSEEGGCKHMAAVYFQLCDELGKKPELYLAEFRQVYIEEERQRMVLRKRAEHKAELERRKKAWQMSLSPSSPAQEWHDFFHRKYSKPFTDYHSPVTDIAAWAQNELYREEERFPEQVVPLYRMHVLLFLLRQLSIRYGQGGSRIYPGRDAPAAETVRPYMEELRRLAESYDPSATPAAYEPHVAALGEIAEAVALSEEESAVDGLDVLALLWSTVLNRPDWMEEAHRRLERMLVPVSSLRPRRRDAIRVALVHLEVLLGREAEAVKRLSELTYHNDPGRYWGYLREHERSGRYDRIVYWLGALAPLIRQSGQSADLEQYWEFWKRVYERMPDKDGLEALVLSLLPGIYPYLSSFLLEQGRYRDWAEIQLLQRISPAEIAAGELEAMERAAPELLLPLFHQAIERHIEERTKEHYREAAGLLQRLKPLYEACGAAGTWELFMERFTARYARLRALHKELREGALLT